The Sylvia atricapilla isolate bSylAtr1 chromosome 10, bSylAtr1.pri, whole genome shotgun sequence genome contains a region encoding:
- the ZMAT3 gene encoding zinc finger matrin-type protein 3 — protein MILLQQAGLLPHPEKPSSLPMSVATRPRASSPLSPPKSLGLGPSCHHTQEEELAKVVEQDPMLEELCKPLCCKLCNVTLNSAQQAQAHYQGKNHSKKLRNYYAANSCPAPARMSNSVEPAPPQVVSLPTQMGSSKPGGRVILATENDYCKLCDASFSSPAVAQAHYQGKNHAKRLRLAEAQNNSFSDASELGKRRARKEGNEYKMMQNRRNTYTVQNNTGPYFNPRSRQRIPRDLAMCVTPSGQFYCSMCNVGASEEMEFRQHLESKQHKSKVSEQRYRSEMENLGYVQ, from the exons ATGATTCTTCTACAGCAAGCAGGACTTCTTCCTCATCCTGAGAAGCCTTCATCCCTTCCTATGTCAGTGGCTACAAGGCCAAGAGCCAGCTCACCACTGTCCCCACCAAAGTCTCTCGGACTGGGGCCTTCCTGTCATCACACACAAGAGGAGGAACTTGCCAAGGTGGTGGAGCAGGACCCTATGCTGGAGGAACTATGTAAGCCCCTGTGCTGTAAGCTTTGCAATGTCACTCTGAACTCGGCCCAGCAAGCCCAGGCTCATTACCAG GGTAAAAACCACAGTAAGAAACTCCGGAATTACTATGCTGCCAACAGCTGTCCGGCACCTGCCAGGATGAGTAATTCTGTTGAGCCTGCCCCACCTCAGGTTGtctcccttccaactcag ATGGGATCCAGTAAGCCAGGTGGCCGAGTGATCTTGGCTACAGAGAATGATTACTGCAAGCTTTGTGATGCCTCATTTAGCTCTCCGGCTGTGGCACAGGCTCACTACCAAGGGAAAAACCACGCCAAGCGGCTGCGTCTTGCAGAGGCACAGAATAATTCATTCTC AGATGCCTCAGAGCTGGGCAAACGAAGGGCGAGGAAAGAAGGGAATGAATATAAGATGATGCAGAACAGAAGAAATACGTATACGGTTCAGAACAACACAG gcccCTACTTCAACCCGCGCTCGCGGCAGAGGATCCCCCGTGACCTGGCCATGTGTGTGACTCCCAGTGGCCAGTTCTACTGCTCCATGTGCAACGTGGGCGCCAGCGAGGAGATGGAGTTCAGGCAGCACCTGGAGAGCAAACAGCACAAGAGCAAAGTGTCCGAGCAGCGCTACAGGAGCGAGATGGAGAACCTGGGCTACGTCCAGTGA